The proteins below are encoded in one region of Alistipes indistinctus YIT 12060:
- a CDS encoding DNA-deoxyinosine glycosylase, which yields MLQSFDPVADSRSRVLVLGTMPGVMSLQKQQYYGHPRNAFWSLVAALAGEPLPEEYGLRKAMLLRAGIALWDVCRCCEREGSLDSNICREEPNEIVGLLAHHPAIRAIAFNGQPAYRLFKRHVEKELKAWCIKRGHPGYPYLHLPSTSPAHAVPFERKLERWRPLEEYLRY from the coding sequence ATGTTGCAAAGTTTTGATCCGGTGGCGGATAGCCGTAGCCGGGTGTTGGTTTTGGGAACGATGCCGGGAGTGATGTCGCTGCAGAAACAGCAGTATTACGGCCATCCGCGCAATGCCTTCTGGAGTCTGGTCGCGGCATTGGCGGGGGAACCTCTGCCGGAGGAGTACGGGCTGCGCAAGGCGATGCTGTTGCGCGCGGGAATCGCATTGTGGGACGTCTGCCGGTGCTGTGAACGCGAAGGGAGTCTCGACAGCAATATCTGCAGGGAGGAGCCCAATGAGATCGTAGGCTTGCTGGCCCATCATCCGGCTATTCGTGCGATTGCATTCAATGGCCAGCCCGCTTACCGCCTTTTCAAACGCCACGTCGAAAAAGAGTTGAAGGCGTGGTGTATCAAACGAGGGCATCCCGGATACCCATATCTGCATCTGCCTTCGACCAGCCCGGCGCATGCCGTGCCTTTCGAACGTAAGCTGGAAAGGTGGCGGCCGCTGGAAGAGTATCTCCGGTACTAA
- a CDS encoding Gfo/Idh/MocA family oxidoreductase, with protein MKTKNSKNTLSRRDFLKSSAVGALGAVIAPSLITTGCSSSDEKKYPKAVVPELLPQAPDGRPLKAGLIGCGGRGTGAAVNFRDAGNGLTVTMLADIFPDKLDACRKTLKGKGIEVTDENCFLGFDAYKKVIDSDVDVVLLCTPPAFRAQEFAYAVEKGKHVFLEKPCAVDPVGARSILKSAKIAEQKGLSVISGTIRRSQRDCIETYRRVAEGAIGDIVSAQVIRNGGTLWHKKRQPEWNDMEYLMRNWPNFCCVSGDMPTEQFIHEIDMMSWFLGDKKPQRAIGYGGRQRRVSGDVYDFFSIQYIYDNGMRTNCASRQIDGCDNELSVMVYGTKGSTNCFDTIYNPDGTVAWQYPKPAPEDPDQTWAVKDPYVQEHIRLVTAIRNNEPLNDAETHVQSVLMAIMGRMAAYTGKSVTWDELIASDLKITLDQYEFGPIPGGLNEVVPKPGTDSGNEQA; from the coding sequence ATGAAAACCAAAAACAGCAAGAACACCCTTTCCCGCCGGGATTTTCTGAAAAGTTCGGCTGTCGGCGCACTCGGCGCAGTTATAGCCCCTTCACTGATCACTACCGGATGCTCCTCTTCCGATGAGAAGAAATATCCGAAAGCCGTCGTTCCCGAATTGTTGCCGCAGGCGCCCGACGGACGGCCGCTGAAAGCGGGCCTGATCGGATGCGGCGGCCGGGGTACCGGTGCCGCCGTCAATTTCCGCGATGCCGGCAACGGCCTGACCGTCACAATGCTGGCTGACATTTTCCCCGACAAACTCGACGCCTGCCGCAAAACGCTCAAAGGGAAGGGGATCGAGGTAACCGACGAAAACTGTTTCCTCGGTTTCGATGCCTATAAAAAGGTGATCGATTCGGATGTGGACGTCGTTTTGCTCTGTACACCGCCTGCCTTCCGTGCCCAGGAGTTCGCCTATGCCGTCGAAAAAGGCAAACATGTTTTCCTCGAAAAGCCCTGTGCGGTCGATCCGGTCGGAGCCCGGTCGATTCTCAAAAGCGCCAAAATCGCAGAACAAAAAGGGCTGTCGGTAATCAGCGGCACGATCCGCCGCTCGCAGCGCGACTGCATCGAGACTTACCGCCGCGTAGCCGAAGGGGCTATCGGAGATATCGTTTCGGCACAGGTGATCCGCAACGGCGGTACGCTGTGGCACAAAAAGCGCCAACCGGAATGGAACGACATGGAGTACCTGATGCGCAACTGGCCGAACTTCTGCTGCGTATCGGGCGACATGCCGACCGAACAATTCATCCACGAGATCGATATGATGTCGTGGTTCCTCGGAGACAAAAAACCCCAGCGGGCAATCGGTTACGGCGGCCGGCAGAGGCGCGTATCGGGCGACGTATACGATTTCTTCAGCATCCAGTACATCTACGACAACGGGATGCGCACAAACTGCGCCTCGCGCCAGATCGACGGCTGCGACAACGAATTGAGCGTCATGGTATACGGCACGAAGGGATCGACCAACTGTTTCGATACGATCTACAATCCCGACGGCACGGTCGCATGGCAGTACCCCAAACCCGCACCGGAAGATCCCGATCAGACCTGGGCGGTCAAAGACCCCTACGTCCAGGAACATATCCGGCTGGTGACGGCCATCCGGAACAACGAGCCCCTGAACGATGCCGAAACGCACGTACAGTCGGTTCTGATGGCCATCATGGGCCGTATGGCCGCTTATACCGGCAAGAGCGTTACATGGGATGAGCTGATCGCTTCGGATCTGAAAATCACGCTCGATCAATACGAATTCGGCCCGATTCCCGGCGGGCTCAACGAGGTGGTTCCCAAGCCCGGGACCGACTCCGGCAACGAGCAGGCTTAA
- a CDS encoding DUF4251 domain-containing protein — protein MIRNMILVGLLGLFFTGVTAQTADNRKAVRKAERAQRQQERQALDRLYHNEAVQALDKRFFMMQTDRMMLRGGQVALVDPTTNFVSLNGETATVQVGFNAASAGMNGLGGITVQGTASDITMRTDKKGYVFFDMNVVGIGISAAVEITLFPGNNSASVTVLPNFNMNRVTLEGKLIPYDGSAVIEGAPY, from the coding sequence ATGATACGGAATATGATACTGGTCGGCCTGTTGGGCTTGTTCTTTACAGGAGTCACGGCACAAACGGCCGATAACCGCAAGGCGGTCCGCAAAGCGGAACGCGCACAGCGCCAACAGGAGCGTCAGGCCCTCGACCGGCTCTATCACAACGAAGCGGTGCAGGCCCTCGACAAACGCTTTTTTATGATGCAAACCGACCGCATGATGTTGCGGGGCGGACAGGTCGCTCTGGTCGATCCTACCACGAATTTTGTCTCGCTGAACGGCGAAACGGCCACCGTACAGGTGGGCTTCAATGCCGCGTCGGCCGGAATGAACGGTTTGGGCGGCATTACCGTTCAGGGAACGGCTTCGGATATCACCATGCGGACCGATAAAAAAGGATATGTCTTTTTCGATATGAATGTAGTGGGGATCGGTATCTCCGCAGCGGTCGAGATTACGCTTTTCCCCGGCAACAACAGCGCTAGTGTGACCGTACTTCCCAACTTCAACATGAACCGGGTCACGCTCGAAGGAAAGTTGATTCCGTATGATGGTTCGGCCGTCATCGAGGGGGCGCCTTATTGA
- a CDS encoding sugar phosphate isomerase/epimerase family protein produces MNRRDFIKKGLLAAGAASLVPLEGLAAFTPETAPEGAFHPAKGPTNAPQDGRISPPEAEATVPAETSPAGEKATPGSAGRRFLKSMMWGMIGMRGSSVLEKCEALKAAGFTGVEPYSHQDRQEMLEAMRQTGLKASSVCNAKHWSYPLSSPDSGIRRQGIDALHTAIEDARFYGTDAVLLVPGIVNGEVSYDQCWTRTTECLKEVLPAAEHAGVRIGIENVWNNFLLSPLETARYIDQFDSPAIGAYFDVGNVMAWGWPEQWTDILAGRIVRIHLKDFSRKLADEKGRGRGFDVPLGEGEVDWPRVMASLLRNYDGNWLTIEHQGGDTPEGLAELSRRWDRITGI; encoded by the coding sequence ATGAACCGCAGGGATTTTATCAAAAAAGGATTGCTGGCCGCCGGTGCGGCATCGCTCGTCCCGTTGGAAGGACTGGCGGCTTTTACCCCGGAAACGGCACCGGAAGGAGCATTCCACCCGGCAAAAGGCCCGACGAATGCGCCGCAGGATGGACGGATATCACCTCCGGAGGCAGAAGCGACCGTCCCTGCAGAAACTTCTCCGGCCGGAGAAAAAGCAACTCCGGGGAGTGCTGGCCGGAGATTCCTGAAGTCGATGATGTGGGGCATGATCGGGATGAGAGGAAGCAGCGTCCTCGAAAAATGCGAAGCCCTGAAAGCGGCCGGATTCACCGGAGTGGAGCCTTACAGCCATCAGGACCGGCAGGAGATGCTCGAAGCCATGCGCCAAACCGGACTGAAAGCCAGCAGTGTTTGCAACGCAAAACACTGGTCCTATCCGCTTTCGTCGCCTGACAGCGGCATCCGCAGGCAGGGCATCGACGCTCTCCATACCGCGATCGAAGACGCCCGTTTTTACGGTACCGACGCTGTACTGCTCGTGCCCGGGATCGTGAACGGCGAAGTAAGTTACGACCAATGCTGGACAAGGACAACCGAATGCCTGAAAGAGGTGCTCCCGGCCGCGGAGCACGCGGGAGTCCGGATCGGTATCGAAAACGTGTGGAACAATTTTCTGCTCAGTCCGCTCGAAACGGCACGCTACATCGACCAGTTCGACAGCCCCGCGATCGGGGCATATTTCGATGTCGGAAACGTAATGGCATGGGGGTGGCCGGAGCAATGGACCGATATTCTCGCGGGAAGGATCGTCCGCATCCACCTAAAAGATTTCAGCCGCAAACTGGCAGATGAAAAAGGGCGGGGCCGGGGATTCGACGTTCCGCTGGGAGAGGGGGAGGTCGATTGGCCGCGCGTAATGGCGTCCTTGCTCCGGAACTATGACGGCAACTGGCTTACCATAGAACACCAGGGAGGCGATACGCCGGAAGGGCTGGCCGAACTATCCCGCCGTTGGGACCGGATCACCGGAATTTGA
- a CDS encoding PI-PLC domain-containing protein encodes MTRISFIFHSFSGRLCLMLLTALLCSSYSGSRGVQIHSHNDYQKNIPFYRAYSQQVNTIEADIYTAPASDDLLVAHDVQELDTALTLDEMYLDPLVFLFKQNQGRAWRGSEQILSLMIDLKTPLHPTIDRLIAKLEKHPEVFDPAVNPYAVRVVITGSRPDPSAFGEFPHFISFDGFIDVEYTPEQLERVALISEPFCRYAKWKGGPEPLPAQEKQVIEQLIAKSHKAGKPIRFWCSPDNAVAWETFRKLGIDIINTDQPEACTLYFQQNP; translated from the coding sequence ATGACTCGTATTTCTTTCATTTTCCACTCCTTTTCAGGCAGATTATGCCTGATGCTGCTGACAGCCCTGCTTTGTTCCTCCTATTCGGGAAGCAGAGGCGTCCAAATCCATTCCCACAACGATTACCAGAAAAACATTCCCTTCTACCGGGCTTATTCCCAACAGGTAAATACCATCGAAGCGGATATCTATACGGCTCCCGCTTCCGACGATTTGCTGGTGGCACACGATGTTCAGGAACTCGACACCGCACTTACACTGGACGAGATGTACCTCGACCCGCTGGTCTTCCTATTCAAGCAAAATCAAGGGCGCGCCTGGCGAGGTTCGGAACAGATACTCTCACTGATGATCGACCTGAAAACTCCGCTCCATCCGACTATCGACCGGCTGATCGCCAAACTGGAAAAGCATCCTGAGGTATTCGATCCCGCTGTCAATCCTTATGCCGTCCGAGTCGTGATCACAGGCAGCCGTCCCGATCCCTCTGCTTTCGGAGAGTTCCCGCACTTCATCTCCTTCGACGGTTTTATCGACGTGGAATACACGCCGGAACAACTCGAGAGGGTGGCTCTCATCAGTGAACCGTTCTGCCGATATGCAAAATGGAAAGGAGGCCCCGAGCCACTCCCTGCCCAAGAGAAGCAGGTGATCGAGCAACTGATTGCGAAATCCCACAAAGCGGGTAAACCTATCCGTTTCTGGTGCTCTCCGGATAACGCCGTTGCCTGGGAGACTTTCCGAAAACTGGGAATCGACATCATCAATACCGACCAACCGGAAGCCTGCACGCTCTATTTTCAGCAGAATCCTTAA
- a CDS encoding linear amide C-N hydrolase: MIRRLFVVLLVMCVGWSQPAGACTGITLVSKDGARVLARTIEWGGSNLNSRYVVVPRGYTQPILLPGGKQGTLFTAQYGYVGFAVEQEIFVAEGMNEAGLSAGLFYFPGYGQYPEYDPQQKSTTVADLQLVPWILGRCRTVEEVEAAVRELRVVSIDPRASTVHWRFADVSGRQVVLEIINGQPRFYENKLGVLTNSPGFDWQMTNLNNYVNLRSGSTTAQWLGHDTELVPFGAGSGFLGIPGDVTPPSRFVRAAFYQSSAPRQDSALQTVLQCFRILGSFEIPIGIEFSAGEPPTDIPSATQWTSAADLMNRKIYYNTMYNSAIRCIDLRQIDFSRVKYRSVPLDETKHQSVETLTIR, encoded by the coding sequence ATGATCAGACGCTTATTTGTTGTTTTGCTGGTAATGTGCGTTGGCTGGTCCCAGCCGGCCGGGGCTTGTACGGGGATTACTTTGGTCTCCAAGGACGGGGCTCGTGTTCTCGCCCGTACGATCGAATGGGGCGGAAGTAATCTAAATAGCCGTTATGTGGTTGTGCCGAGAGGATATACGCAACCAATACTTTTACCAGGCGGAAAACAGGGAACATTGTTTACAGCGCAATACGGTTATGTCGGTTTTGCGGTGGAACAGGAAATATTCGTTGCCGAAGGAATGAATGAGGCTGGACTTTCGGCCGGATTGTTCTATTTTCCCGGCTATGGTCAATATCCGGAGTATGATCCACAACAAAAATCTACAACTGTTGCCGATCTACAACTGGTTCCCTGGATATTGGGGCGTTGTCGTACGGTCGAAGAGGTGGAAGCTGCAGTTCGTGAATTACGTGTAGTTTCCATCGACCCGCGTGCTTCGACCGTTCATTGGCGGTTTGCCGACGTATCGGGGCGTCAGGTTGTATTGGAAATTATAAACGGTCAACCCCGTTTTTACGAGAATAAGTTGGGGGTACTGACCAATTCCCCCGGATTCGACTGGCAAATGACGAACCTGAATAACTATGTCAATCTCCGTTCAGGTAGTACAACAGCGCAATGGTTGGGTCATGATACCGAACTTGTGCCTTTCGGAGCCGGGAGCGGGTTTCTCGGTATTCCGGGCGATGTTACACCTCCGTCTCGTTTCGTCCGCGCAGCATTTTATCAAAGTTCAGCCCCACGACAGGATTCGGCTTTACAGACCGTCCTGCAATGTTTCCGGATTTTGGGCAGTTTCGAGATTCCTATCGGTATTGAGTTTTCTGCCGGAGAGCCCCCTACGGACATTCCTAGTGCTACACAGTGGACCTCAGCGGCAGATCTGATGAACAGAAAGATATATTACAATACTATGTACAACAGTGCGATCCGTTGTATCGATTTACGGCAAATCGATTTTAGTCGGGTAAAGTACCGCAGTGTTCCACTCGATGAAACGAAACATCAATCCGTTGAGACATTAACGATACGGTAG
- a CDS encoding MFS transporter, producing MIRRSQFTSSEIALPVLIALSLSHCLNDLLQSLLAASYPLFKEDLALSFGQIGLITLVYQMAASVFQPLAGLFFDKRPFVWSLPAGMCFTLVGLLNLAFASNLHWVLVSVFLIGVGSSILHPEASRITSLASGGRRGFAQSVFQVGGNLGGSFGPLLMALLVAPYGRHNIAYFAIVAFVAILVMIPVCRWYKAYLRRVKWRPANAVRHAPMPLPHGRTFFAIAILLTLIFSKYIYMASLSSYYTFYLMHKFGVSVQQSQIFLFVFLLATAAGTLMGGPIGDRIGRKYVIWMSILGTAPFSILMPHVSLAWTVVLSFCVGFMLSSAFPAILLYAQELLPNKLGLISGLFFGFAFGIAGIASAVLGDMADHYGIEAVYNICAYMPLLGLVTWFLPDLKKVPR from the coding sequence ATGATACGCAGATCACAATTTACCTCTTCCGAGATCGCATTGCCTGTGCTGATCGCACTGAGTTTGTCTCACTGTCTCAACGACTTGCTCCAATCGCTGCTTGCAGCCTCGTATCCGCTTTTCAAAGAGGATCTGGCCCTCAGTTTCGGGCAAATCGGCTTGATTACACTGGTTTACCAGATGGCCGCATCGGTTTTTCAGCCGTTGGCGGGGCTTTTCTTCGATAAACGTCCTTTTGTCTGGTCGCTGCCTGCCGGGATGTGTTTTACGCTGGTCGGGTTGCTTAACCTCGCATTTGCATCGAACCTGCACTGGGTACTGGTGTCGGTCTTCCTGATCGGTGTCGGCTCCTCGATACTGCATCCCGAGGCTTCCCGGATCACGTCGTTGGCTTCGGGTGGCCGGCGCGGGTTCGCCCAATCGGTATTTCAGGTGGGCGGCAATCTGGGCGGATCGTTCGGTCCGTTACTGATGGCGCTGCTGGTCGCTCCTTACGGGCGGCACAACATCGCCTACTTTGCAATCGTGGCGTTTGTCGCGATTCTGGTGATGATCCCGGTTTGCCGTTGGTACAAGGCTTATTTGCGGCGTGTCAAATGGCGCCCTGCCAATGCTGTCCGGCATGCCCCCATGCCGCTTCCTCACGGGCGGACATTTTTTGCGATCGCCATCCTGTTGACGCTTATCTTTTCGAAATACATTTATATGGCCAGCCTGAGCAGCTATTACACTTTCTACCTGATGCACAAGTTCGGCGTCAGTGTACAGCAATCTCAGATTTTTCTGTTTGTCTTTCTGTTGGCTACGGCGGCCGGCACACTGATGGGAGGGCCTATCGGCGACCGTATCGGCCGCAAATATGTAATCTGGATGTCGATTCTGGGGACGGCGCCGTTCAGTATCCTGATGCCGCATGTCTCGCTGGCGTGGACGGTCGTGCTGAGCTTCTGTGTCGGGTTCATGCTCTCGTCAGCTTTCCCGGCGATCCTGCTCTATGCCCAAGAGTTGCTGCCTAACAAGTTGGGATTGATTTCCGGGCTCTTTTTCGGGTTTGCATTCGGTATTGCCGGTATTGCGTCGGCCGTGCTCGGCGACATGGCCGACCATTACGGAATCGAAGCGGTCTATAATATCTGTGCGTACATGCCGCTGTTGGGTCTGGTGACGTGGTTCCTGCCCGATCTGAAAAAGGTTCCGCGTTAG
- a CDS encoding thiamine pyrophosphate-dependent enzyme — MKRTDTDKGNPHAISSNYIARWVDRNVEQSSVIMVDRKIVTDCRIQSSRKNDRRDIIVSEGNTLAQAVDSALAWPERSIVVLCSRADTSSFGRYFSIIVRHRLPIKIVVLNSLSGGLWRLLAEMAGREKWEADLYDTDFGAFAQVMGMEGFSLSDPAKADEMLRRMFEMEGPALLDIKTVSAGSSARTDRKEANVSRFTPAALPARKVWRNRHFDGKRIGR; from the coding sequence ATGAAACGAACTGATACCGATAAGGGAAATCCCCATGCAATCTCGTCGAATTATATCGCTCGGTGGGTCGACCGTAACGTCGAGCAGAGTTCCGTCATTATGGTCGATCGGAAAATCGTTACGGACTGCAGAATCCAAAGTTCACGAAAAAACGACAGGCGGGATATTATCGTATCCGAAGGGAATACGCTCGCCCAAGCGGTCGACTCGGCATTGGCCTGGCCGGAAAGGAGCATCGTGGTGTTATGCAGCCGTGCCGACACCTCTTCGTTCGGCCGGTATTTTTCCATTATCGTCCGGCACCGCCTTCCGATCAAGATCGTGGTTTTGAATTCCCTCTCCGGGGGATTATGGCGGTTGCTGGCTGAAATGGCCGGACGGGAAAAGTGGGAAGCCGACCTGTACGACACCGATTTCGGAGCTTTCGCCCAGGTAATGGGCATGGAGGGGTTCTCTCTGTCCGATCCGGCGAAAGCGGATGAAATGCTCCGACGCATGTTCGAAATGGAAGGACCGGCTTTGCTTGATATCAAAACCGTTTCCGCAGGTTCGAGTGCCCGAACCGACAGAAAGGAAGCAAACGTTTCCCGATTCACTCCTGCGGCGCTTCCTGCCCGGAAAGTATGGCGGAACCGGCACTTCGACGGAAAAAGAATCGGCCGGTGA
- a CDS encoding DUF6808 domain-containing protein, protein MKNALIVIAVLVVVFLLGRWTKNFDPVKIVQYDTLPPVVRLDTIRDTVPVPKYVHIVRYDTIHDTADGKPIHLPIPIGRYLFTDDSTYRMEVEGYNVQANSIEVYPRTVTQTVIQRVGVPGRPKRWGIGVSAGAALTRQGVQPYIGIGVQYNLISF, encoded by the coding sequence ATGAAAAATGCTTTGATCGTAATTGCAGTACTGGTCGTCGTATTCCTGCTGGGGCGCTGGACAAAGAATTTCGACCCGGTTAAGATCGTACAGTACGATACTTTGCCGCCAGTCGTGCGTCTCGACACGATCAGAGATACGGTGCCGGTACCGAAATACGTGCATATCGTTCGGTATGACACCATCCACGATACTGCAGACGGGAAACCTATTCACCTTCCCATTCCGATCGGTCGTTACCTGTTTACCGACGATTCGACCTATCGTATGGAGGTAGAGGGCTACAATGTGCAGGCAAACAGTATCGAAGTCTATCCCCGGACGGTTACACAAACCGTTATCCAGCGGGTCGGGGTTCCCGGCAGGCCGAAACGCTGGGGGATCGGCGTGAGCGCCGGGGCAGCTTTAACGCGGCAAGGCGTGCAACCTTATATTGGGATAGGAGTACAGTATAATTTGATTTCGTTTTAG
- a CDS encoding glycoside hydrolase family 2: MKKFRIFCSALLCLSFGLATAQPANYAFDPNRIYLDSKEGHGGTAAWAMKKAGDVSLPAEQLSMPGKTTTDWMPAIVPGTVLNSLVFNKVYPEPYYGVNNKLDSNLIPDLSKAGRDFYTYWFRTEFTLPESYADKRVWMQLDGINYRAEVWLNGNLLATMDGMFKDERIDITDFAQLGKPNALAVKVYPVDMPGTTRQKPWGAAGEFFNGGDGNIGLNTTMLMCVGWDFSFLDGIRDRNTGIWKSISIYTTGNVDMRHPFVKSELSKPGYDTAREEVSVELVNPTPKPVKCRVEGEITGTGITFAKETELFRGENQKVTFTADEFPQLVIDNPRLWWPRFKGNPELYELKMRVLVDGTVSDSAKTRFGIREVTYTNDTPDSSRTFIVNGHKIFIRGTNWIPEGMLRTSDERTYAELRYTRQSGINLVRLWGGGIAESDYFYQLCDEMGLLVWQEFWMTGDTKHPQDQDLYLANLAATIKRLRNHPSVAYYVSSNESTETSGSRELMTALDGTRGYQMQSECDGVHDGSPYKQVNPMQHYDNTASPRGSRIDGFNPEYGAPTTPTIEVLREMMDEKDLWPINKPVWDYLDGGGFHLVASLYKDLVNQYGEARDIEDFAEKGQFVGAMNSKSIWENWNYNKLGYGDRYCSGLLFWYHNCPVRQVAARMWDWSLEPTASLYHTQNALQPLHVQFDYLKNTVSACNDYYRAFPGYKVTAEVYDLNSKKVWSRTAAIDLPEDGVVNDVFKIDFPANITPVHFIKLRLYDERGKEVSDNFYWRSTNRYEGPETLTGPTTAGFEAISDLKPAKVSARYAQRTDEQGHRYIDVTLRNGGQALAFFTQLQLLDAGGKPVRPSFYTDNFFSLLPGESKTVTIEALPGKLPDNGSSLVIKGWNQPRQQFDLKWDAKRL, from the coding sequence ATGAAAAAATTCCGTATTTTCTGCTCTGCTCTGCTTTGCCTCAGCTTCGGCCTGGCAACGGCACAACCGGCCAATTATGCCTTCGACCCGAACCGCATTTACCTCGATTCGAAGGAAGGGCACGGCGGAACAGCTGCATGGGCGATGAAAAAAGCAGGCGACGTATCGCTTCCCGCCGAACAGCTTTCGATGCCCGGCAAAACAACGACGGACTGGATGCCGGCCATTGTCCCCGGAACAGTACTCAATTCACTCGTATTCAATAAAGTTTACCCCGAGCCTTACTACGGTGTAAACAATAAGCTCGACAGCAACCTGATCCCGGACCTGAGCAAAGCGGGCCGGGATTTTTACACCTATTGGTTCCGTACCGAATTTACGCTCCCGGAAAGTTACGCGGACAAACGGGTCTGGATGCAGCTCGACGGAATCAACTACCGCGCCGAGGTGTGGCTCAACGGCAACCTGCTCGCTACGATGGACGGCATGTTCAAGGATGAGCGGATCGACATTACGGATTTCGCGCAGCTGGGCAAGCCCAATGCACTGGCCGTCAAAGTTTACCCGGTAGACATGCCCGGTACGACACGGCAAAAACCCTGGGGAGCCGCAGGCGAGTTCTTTAACGGCGGGGACGGCAACATCGGCCTCAACACGACGATGCTGATGTGCGTGGGATGGGACTTTTCGTTCCTCGACGGTATCCGCGACCGCAACACCGGAATCTGGAAAAGCATCTCGATTTATACCACGGGCAACGTCGACATGCGTCACCCGTTCGTGAAATCGGAACTCAGCAAGCCAGGATACGACACCGCCCGCGAAGAGGTTTCGGTCGAGCTGGTCAATCCGACCCCCAAACCGGTCAAATGCCGTGTCGAAGGTGAAATTACCGGCACCGGAATCACTTTTGCCAAAGAGACCGAGCTTTTCCGGGGCGAGAACCAAAAGGTTACTTTCACCGCCGACGAGTTCCCGCAACTGGTCATCGACAACCCGCGGTTGTGGTGGCCGCGCTTCAAAGGCAATCCAGAACTTTACGAACTGAAAATGCGGGTACTGGTGGACGGCACAGTTTCCGATTCGGCCAAAACCCGCTTCGGCATCCGCGAAGTGACTTACACGAACGATACGCCTGACAGCTCGCGCACTTTTATTGTCAACGGACACAAAATCTTCATCCGCGGTACGAACTGGATTCCCGAAGGGATGCTCCGCACCTCGGACGAGCGCACCTACGCCGAACTGCGCTACACCCGGCAGTCGGGTATCAACCTCGTTCGCTTGTGGGGCGGCGGGATCGCCGAATCGGACTACTTCTACCAGCTTTGTGACGAAATGGGTTTACTGGTATGGCAGGAGTTCTGGATGACGGGCGACACGAAACACCCGCAGGACCAGGACCTCTACCTCGCCAATCTCGCGGCTACGATCAAACGGCTGCGCAACCATCCGTCGGTAGCCTATTATGTCTCTTCGAACGAGAGCACCGAGACTTCGGGCTCCCGCGAACTTATGACCGCCCTCGACGGCACGCGCGGCTACCAGATGCAGTCCGAATGCGACGGTGTGCACGACGGAAGCCCCTACAAGCAGGTCAACCCGATGCAGCACTACGACAATACCGCCTCGCCCCGCGGCAGCCGCATCGACGGATTCAATCCCGAATACGGTGCCCCGACCACCCCGACGATAGAGGTACTGCGCGAAATGATGGACGAAAAAGACCTCTGGCCGATCAATAAACCGGTGTGGGATTATTTGGACGGCGGCGGATTCCACCTCGTCGCATCGCTGTACAAAGACCTCGTGAACCAATACGGCGAAGCGCGCGACATCGAGGATTTCGCCGAGAAGGGACAGTTCGTCGGCGCAATGAACTCCAAGAGCATCTGGGAAAACTGGAACTACAACAAACTCGGCTACGGCGACCGCTACTGCTCGGGATTGCTGTTCTGGTACCACAACTGCCCGGTACGGCAGGTAGCCGCCCGGATGTGGGATTGGTCGCTCGAACCCACCGCATCGCTCTACCACACGCAGAACGCACTGCAACCGCTGCATGTGCAGTTCGACTACCTAAAAAACACCGTCTCGGCTTGCAACGACTACTACCGGGCTTTCCCCGGCTATAAGGTGACCGCCGAAGTATACGACCTGAACAGCAAAAAGGTATGGAGCCGCACGGCTGCGATCGACCTGCCCGAAGACGGCGTGGTGAACGATGTCTTCAAGATTGACTTCCCGGCCAATATCACCCCGGTGCATTTCATCAAACTGCGCCTGTACGACGAACGGGGCAAAGAGGTATCGGACAACTTTTATTGGCGCTCGACGAACCGTTACGAAGGCCCCGAAACACTCACCGGCCCCACGACCGCAGGGTTTGAAGCGATTTCCGACCTGAAACCGGCAAAGGTCAGCGCCCGTTATGCCCAGCGTACCGACGAACAGGGACACCGCTACATCGACGTAACATTGCGCAACGGCGGCCAAGCGCTCGCTTTCTTCACACAGCTGCAGCTGCTCGATGCCGGAGGCAAGCCCGTACGCCCCTCTTTTTACACGGACAACTTCTTTTCGTTGCTGCCGGGCGAAAGCAAAACGGTAACGATCGAAGCGCTGCCGGGTAAACTCCCCGACAACGGAAGTTCGCTCGTAATCAAGGGATGGAACCAGCCCCGCCAGCAGTTCGACCTGAAATGGGACGCAAAAAGACTTTAA